A region from the uncultured Macellibacteroides sp. genome encodes:
- a CDS encoding phage major capsid protein has protein sequence MSRKRKDVQRELDQKLQEMRSFKDQKDKDAEFRASVSSVETLTEELNQINIEDAAARAMAASQISSDVKEKARQFSFAKFFRELGTQEGLTGVEAEMAALAREEASRSGITLKGVGIPAAVLSANRVFAGMTAGTPADGGYTIATALQYQEALRNKLVLVGAGARMITGLVGNISVTEGDAITVSWEGENTTTDDKKKTFTQRSLSPKRCSVNVPISKQLINQSSWDVEKMIMDDILNAHAEALEIAAINGSGVGQPKGVLNTDGIGSVTIGENGGAATFKSMVDLETATSIRNADLGSLAYVTNSKVRGALKTTLKSNGVSGYIWEKDEVNGYKAVASNIVPANITKGTGSNLSAAIFGNFNDLLICQWGGLDIISDPFTLKKDGAIEITLNAYHDVFVRRTASFAAIKDIVA, from the coding sequence ATGTCAAGAAAAAGAAAAGATGTTCAGCGCGAACTTGATCAAAAGCTGCAGGAAATGCGATCTTTTAAAGATCAGAAGGACAAGGATGCCGAATTTCGCGCGTCTGTTTCATCCGTGGAAACTCTCACTGAAGAGTTGAATCAGATTAACATTGAAGATGCTGCAGCCAGGGCTATGGCTGCCAGCCAGATTTCAAGCGACGTAAAAGAAAAAGCAAGACAGTTTTCTTTTGCAAAATTCTTTCGTGAGCTTGGAACCCAGGAAGGCCTTACCGGTGTGGAAGCTGAAATGGCAGCTTTAGCAAGAGAAGAGGCATCTCGTTCCGGAATCACCCTTAAAGGCGTTGGTATTCCTGCAGCTGTGTTATCAGCAAATCGCGTTTTTGCCGGAATGACTGCAGGAACTCCTGCTGATGGAGGTTACACTATTGCAACCGCACTGCAATATCAGGAGGCTTTGCGTAACAAACTTGTTTTGGTTGGCGCAGGGGCAAGAATGATAACAGGGCTTGTTGGAAACATCTCGGTAACAGAGGGTGATGCGATCACTGTTAGTTGGGAAGGAGAAAACACAACAACGGATGATAAAAAGAAAACATTTACTCAGCGCTCTTTGTCTCCGAAACGTTGTAGCGTTAATGTTCCAATTTCAAAGCAGCTCATCAATCAATCATCCTGGGACGTTGAGAAGATGATTATGGATGATATTTTGAATGCTCATGCAGAAGCCCTTGAAATTGCCGCTATCAACGGTAGTGGAGTTGGCCAACCTAAGGGTGTTTTGAACACCGACGGTATTGGATCTGTAACTATCGGGGAAAATGGTGGAGCTGCCACATTCAAGTCAATGGTTGATTTGGAAACAGCAACCTCCATCAGAAATGCTGATCTGGGCTCATTGGCTTACGTAACAAACAGTAAGGTTCGTGGCGCTCTCAAAACGACTCTTAAGTCTAATGGTGTTTCTGGGTATATTTGGGAAAAGGATGAAGTGAATGGATACAAAGCCGTTGCTTCAAATATCGTTCCGGCAAACATCACAAAAGGCACTGGATCAAATCTTTCTGCAGCAATCTTTGGAAACTTCAACGATCTTTTGATTTGCCAATGGGGCGGACTGGATATCATTTCAGACCCGTTTACATTGAAAAAAGATGGGGCTATTGAGATTACCCTGAATGCGTATCATGACGTGTTTGTTCGTAGAACTGCCAGCTTTGCGGCAATTAAAGACATCGTTGCATAA
- a CDS encoding head-tail connector protein, whose translation MESNNCPVSLVELKQHLRILSDEMNDMLTLSLLAAAAYVENFTLIDFSVDYADVEIPYPLKAAILMTAGRLFENPTDSVFNLPTAAQHLANPYKRWDKIRQS comes from the coding sequence ATGGAATCAAATAATTGCCCGGTTTCTCTTGTGGAGTTGAAGCAGCATTTAAGGATATTGAGTGATGAAATGAATGATATGTTGACTTTGTCTTTATTGGCTGCTGCAGCATATGTTGAGAATTTTACGTTGATTGATTTTTCTGTTGATTATGCTGATGTTGAGATACCCTATCCTTTGAAAGCTGCAATTTTGATGACAGCCGGGCGATTGTTTGAAAATCCAACAGACTCTGTATTTAATCTTCCAACTGCAGCTCAACATTTGGCAAATCCTTACAAAAGATGGGACAAGATAAGACAATCGTAA